The Musa acuminata AAA Group cultivar baxijiao chromosome BXJ2-2, Cavendish_Baxijiao_AAA, whole genome shotgun sequence genome contains the following window.
GTCGTTGTCACTTCCCCTACTAATACTAGCAAGTTTAGTAAATCGCTCATTCTGCTGATCAGATTGCACCAAACCAATGGTTGCTTATGGTTGAGGGTATCACCTTAGGATGAAAGGTATTCAGCAATGAGTCAAGAGGGGATATTTCACATAAACACTTAAACCCCAAGAAGGAACGAACGTCTCAGACATCCAAGTTAGGGTTTCTACTTTCTATCAACTGCAAGAAACTTGTGCGACGACAATAAACTGACAAACGATGGTTCGACAACCAAGAATCCAGCATTTCTTGCAATTCCTGCTGCAAGCTCACCCAACCAAAACCTATCAACAGATGCCACTCGTTTCCCTCCCTACTTCTCCGATCCATAGTTAAATTGAAACGGAAGAGGAACAAAGACTTGGTTCATCTTCACCACTACAATAACCCACTCAAGAAATCAATCGTTGAAAAGAACAGGATTTAAAGAAGGGAAATCAGACAACGGAAAGCTTACCAAGAACCTTGTGCTCGAACGAGATCGCACACCGCAACGAGCTTAGGAGGCTCTTGGATGCTGCCAATTAGTAAAGTGGAGCGGAAAGCAAAGGGAAAGGAAAGGGATGTTTCTGAGTACGCTCAGCGTTCCGAGACCAAGACAAGCGACAGCcacaaaaggagagagagagagagagagagcaaacggAACGGGGAGAAATTGATTTGACGAGGCGGAAAGAAGAGCGCGCTCATAAGAAGCCCTCCGTCGGAGTTCCTCAATTGGGTTCGTCGCCTTCGTCGTGCACTCGGAGCCCAATGGGCTCAATCAGAGCCCAATTGGATGGTTTTATTTATTGAATTAACTAGTGATGCCGATGAAAGGACTTTAAGATCAAAAGTAGTTTCCATTGGAGtccatgaattatatatatatatatatatatataaagagagagagagagagagagagagagagagagagaggggtcatTTATAAATACAATGTGAAGGCATGAACATCGAGTTTGAATATGAATAGAGCAGAAGATGGAGCTTTGCATTATATATGAATAgtgcctacttaggttatagttaATGGAGCATTCCATGTTATCCCTCCATAGCTGctaaaagaacaagaacaaaaaacATCTACCAGAATAAGGGCAGAACTGCTGCAAGCCAAGTCCAATAAGTATTCAGCACATGAACAACAACAGAAAACATCTACCAGaataagggcagagctgctgtaaGCCAAGTCCAATAAGTACTCGGCGTTTCTCCATCGCATCCCCAAGTGCAAGGCAGAATCTGAATGCATGGTATACAACCCAGTACCAAGTGCCAGAAGACAAGGCATCATGCCTTACAACTTGACCTTCTCCTACAGGAGTTTGAACAATTTGATACCTCACCACGAGGGATAGCTGCATCAAACCAGGTTCTCTAGACAACAAAAGTTTGATATAGTAGCTTTTTCATACAAAACAGTAGGATGGATAGACTCAATTAGACTTCTCCTGTTTCTTCTTAAACTAGGTTTGCTGTTATATAGAACACAAGTGATTCTTTTAAAGCTGAATTCACCCTccaacaaagaaagaagaaatatttaaaccattaatattaattaagcTGTGATCAGCTCCTTATTTATAAGGTTATACAGATAATAAAAAGAATGCTTACTATCTAAGAATCTTGCTGCCAGCAATGGCATAGTCAAATCACACAATGTCAATAACAATTAAAGGGCAGATCGAACATTGGACCTTCTTATTTGAAGAAAGCAAATCAGAGTAGTTAAGCAACTAGTGTTTTTGTATAACTTGGACCAACCCACATCTACAAATTGCAAGGATTGAAAGACCATAGATTGTGAACAAAACATCAGAGCATGAAGCAACAAAGAACGGCATCATCTCATTCGAGGGAATAGCTATTCTAATAATCACATCATTATTACTTGTCAAGTAGATAGGAGCATAATTAGTACGAGAACATCTCattcaaaagagaataaagacaAACAAATAATATTTTCTTCTCAAAAAAAGTAAATTTTCTTATATACAAGAAGTTCAATCAAGCAGTGCTGTAACTTTATTCtaatataacaataataatagcAAAGCAGTCTTctattcaaagagaaagatacTATGACACCATGACTCAAGGAAGATCCCTGAAACTATTGACAGGATAAACACGAGCATACATCCATTACCTTTATTCCTATCACAAGAACAGACATACAACACAAAGACACACAAGCCAAGCACTAAACAACATATTAAATGAGAACACACAATTAGCATGGTTCATAAGTAATAAGATTGCCAAAGACAATTAAGAGCTTACTGCAGTTCCCTTCACCTCCACCCAAAgcctttttctttctattacgAGGGGACCGACCAGTGTTCATGATGCTCGGGATGCGTTCGAATCTTCGGAAGCAGCCACATCAGGAATTACAGTTGTGGAGCTCAATGTCTGATACTGCAGGGTGTGTGCCGGATGTGAAGAGGCCTGCGAGTAGTACATCTGGGGATGCCCAGAAGCAGCAGCGACTTCATAACCATAATTAGCCATTGCTGCAGGGGACTGAGAAAGGTGGGGTTGCTGCATTACATGATACCCTGTTCCGGCATAGGCATGAGCTTGGTTGGAAGGAACAGAGATCAGTTGTGGCTGCAATGCAGCAGGTGCAGGTCCCGGGGCAGCTGCCCTGTACAAACTCGGTGGCAAGTCAGGCTTCGTCGGAACTCCCGGAACTGGCACAGCCAGCATTCCAGATGATGGTACGGAATTGGGATCCGCCAAATTGGGCTGAACTGCAGCCAAAGGATATGGCACGGGGTGACCAACAGGCATGTAGTACAATTGAAGCTGGGGGTCGAATGGATGCGCTTGCGGCGATTGCTGCGTCGGATGGGCTGCAGTAGGGTAGTAGGAAGGCATGGTGGCCGCTGGGTGGTGGATGTAGTGGGGATTCCTGGGAATGAACTGTGGTTGCTGTTGATATAGGTGGGGATGGAATTGTTGTTGCTGGAGTTGCTCCGTCTGCATAACAGGCAATACATGACCGGGAGCATCAGTAGGCAATGGATCACGATAGCTAAGATCAGAAGAGACCTTCGGATCAGAATTCGGATTCAAGTACGTAGGCCTGGATGAAGAATTCAGAGTAAAATTCATCAAATTTTCAGTAAAAAGCCACAACTTTTTTGACATAAAAGCGCCAAAGATCAAGAAAGACGATACCTTGACGCTGGATCCAAGGCGGTAGCACCGATGTGGGTGGGTTTTGGAGGTTGCGGTAGCTTACGGAGCCCAGCGTGCCCGGACCTCTCGTCATCGGAGAAGACCCTATTGAAGTTTTCAGTGGCGGAGATGGTAGGAGAGGAAGCAGAGTCAGTCGGGAGAGGGTTAGGCGGAGGTGGCCGCTGGGGTGCATAGATTGGTTCTTTGAAACCCTCGTTAGGTCTCTGGCTGGTGGCCGAGTCGGGTGAGAGGCGCATGTGGGCCAAGTGGTCGTCAAGGCCGGCGATGCGGTGATCCGCGGGGCGGTCATCTGTGGGGACAGGGATAGGTGGGAGATTAGAGAGGGATGGAGCCGAAGAGGTGGACCCGAAGGAGGAAGACTTATCGAGCATTAGCGAATCGGGGACAGAGTGAGCCTCATGGCCATGGCGGCCGAGCTTGCACGACGAGTCCGGGCGGTGGAGACCGAGTTGCTCTGGCTCCCGgtgggcgccgccgccgccgccgctgcgagAGTGAACGGAGGAGTTGTCCTCGAGGCCGAGGATGCCGTTGATGGAGGCGGAGTCCGCGGAGAAGTCACGGGGGAGGCCATCCATGCCCATGCAGCCAATCGCGCTATTGAGGGCGTCGACGAACCACGTCTCCGACTTTGACTCGTCCAACAACGACCCGATCGTGGACGAATGCTCCGACTCCGGCATCGACGGGAACAGGAACAGCCGGAGTCGGGGGGAACGGGTCGAGCCGCCGGCGCCGCCGCCCGCGGCGGCAGAGATGCGATCGAACTCCTCGATCATGTTCTCGAGGTCCTCGTCGGTGGCGACGGAGATGAGGGAGTCGAGGTCCTCGTTGGGGAGCTGGTACTTGAGGGAGAAGGGGAGACCGCCGAGGAGGTCCCGGGAGAGCTTGGCGGTGAGGTCAGCGAGGGAGGAGTTGCGGTCGACGACGACCATGCGGGTCTCGCCGCCGAGATAACAGAGGGCCCTGTCGGTGGGGCGGGGGACGATGCGGCCTCCGTAGCTGCACATCAGCCGGAGGCGCGGCGACATCGCCGCGACGGCAGACGAAGAGAACGGTTCGTCCCAGGAGTCGCCGCCTCGAGAGCGAGGGGAGGAGTCGACGGAGGCCGCATAGCCTGGGGCGACGCCTCCTTCGGAGATGGCCGTCGCCGCCGGTTCCGTCATCGCAGTGCGCGAGGTGAGGAAGGGATCGCCCAGCCCGGATCGAGTCACGGAGAttggggtttggggtttgggATAGGAAGGGGGAAGAAATGGGGGAGAGAAGTTGTGGGACTGAAGTTACGTCCGACAAGTAGACGTGGCGCACGTCAACGGGGCGATGCCAGCGGTGGGGTCGCGTCCAAAATCGGAACACGGAAAaggtctttcttttctttttttcgacatttaatttctttttattgGCCCCCGTAAGTCCAATTCCCAAATGCAACAGCCGTCCGATCCGACGGCTGGGCTGGAATCCAAAAGCCTTAATGACCGCTCAACCGCGATAAGGTCCCAAATTCGAGCTctctttttcctgttttaatgatTGCTACTGCATTAAGTTTCCATCAAAGCCAATGTTTTGTTACGGACAGTAGTAATAACAGCATGGTTTTTCGATGAGTTTAATTTCAGGGAAAGTTAGTTGTTTGGTGAAATAAAATGCATTTAATATAGTATATAATGGAGTGAGAGACCAGAAGAGTTGTTCCAAATTAATGGTGACTGAGACCGTCCACCACGCTTCAGTTGCTCTCTCAGTAATATAAGCTGGAAGTCAAGGTGGGGAAGGTGGCTTCTCTCACTTCCTTGTGGAAGTGGACAACTGTGCAAGCCAATCTAAATATAATCTTTGGGCATTTGACCTCTTCACGATGGGGGGAAACATTAATCTTTTATATAAGTCGAGGAGAATATTGACTTGCCTTCCATCTTAATCAGTCCCCCTCTTTTTAACATTGCTGGCCTACTTTGCAAGCTTGCTTTTAAAAGCTTCACTCTCACTCATCATCCTTGAGAAACCAACCTCTTTCAGAGAGGAGTCCTCGAGTGTGTTTGGGTCACCAggctgaactctctctctctctctctctctctctctctctctctctctctctgtgatcaTTGAAAGGTTGGACGAAGACTGATGTGGTGGCACATTTGAGAAGATGAATGCCATTTGTTGTTTCCTCCACCCGTCAAGATCGACCAatttcttcatttcatattaTTCTTCTATAACTTCTGCCATAAACCATACTTTGACTTGTAATGATCTTAACTTGTAAGATTCATATCACGGGATTAGTATTGTAACAGCAAATAGAGTCGATCTGCATCTAACTCGTTCTGTTCGAGTCCAATTACTTCAAATTAAAGATTGATGCATAAAAGATGCTTCAACTAAAATGCTGATCAGATTCATCATAAACCTCACAAGTTTAAACCTCTTTAATTTGATTGAGTCCAacaaatctaaaaaaattaagcTTTCAGAAGATGAATTATACATTAAATTCTATCAGCAACAAACATCCAAATATAATAATATCAGAGGAATGCTCTGAGGCTTTCCATACATGTATTATCTATTGCAGAGGAGACGATGTTCATAAAAACTTCACCAGTCATGGCACATCCACCTTCGATCTTCATGTTTGATCTCATCTGCTGCATCACCAAAGATGTATTGCACGGTTCAATCTCCAGGCATTTCGTAGCTTGTCAATGTCTCCATATGCTTGGGTCGTTGCGGATGTACACAAGAACATCACAAGACAAAGGAAACCAATTTCCTCTTCTGGTTTAGACTAGGATGAAGTGTTGACAACCGATCCAGGAGGAGAAGAAAGATATGGTTTTGGTGGCTTTTCTATGTCGCTGATTCTTCCTTCCAACATTTCTACAACCTTGCTCATCGAAGGACGATTCGCTGGCACCATCTGTATGCACCACAATCCGACTAATATCATCTTCCTTGCGATTTCCCCTGTTTCAGCTGTCACGTCATAAGCTCGAAGATCTCCACCTCGATCGACATGCTCGTAAACCCAGTGAGGAAAGTACACCTCACTGGTCCTATCTGCGTGTGCTTTTACATTCTTTCTTCCTCCAACCATTTCCAGGATCATCATTCCGTAACTGTAGACATCGGATTTGGTT
Protein-coding sequences here:
- the LOC135584968 gene encoding protein PAL OF QUIRKY-like isoform X2, translating into MTEPAATAISEGGVAPGYAASVDSSPRSRGGDSWDEPFSSSAVAAMSPRLRLMCSYGGRIVPRPTDRALCYLGGETRMVVVDRNSSLADLTAKLSRDLLGGLPFSLKYQLPNEDLDSLISVATDEDLENMIEEFDRISAAAGGGAGGSTRSPRLRLFLFPSMPESEHSSTIGSLLDESKSETWFVDALNSAIGCMGMDGLPRDFSADSASINGILGLEDNSSVHSRSGGGGGAHREPEQLGLHRPDSSCKLGRHGHEAHSVPDSLMLDKSSSFGSTSSAPSLSNLPPIPVPTDDRPADHRIAGLDDHLAHMRLSPDSATSQRPNEGFKEPIYAPQRPPPPNPLPTDSASSPTISATENFNRVFSDDERSGHAGLRKLPQPPKPTHIGATALDPASRPTYLNPNSDPKTEQLQQQQFHPHLYQQQPQFIPRNPHYIHHPAATMPSYYPTAAHPTQQSPQAHPFDPQLQLYYMPVGHPVPYPLAAVQPNLADPNSVPSSGMLAVPVPGVPTKPDLPPSLYRAAAPGPAPAALQPQLISVPSNQAHAYAGTGYHVMQQPHLSQSPAAMANYGYEVAAASGHPQMYYSQASSHPAHTLQYQTLSSTTVIPDVAASEDSNASRAS
- the LOC135584968 gene encoding protein PAL OF QUIRKY-like isoform X1, translated to MTEPAATAISEGGVAPGYAASVDSSPRSRGGDSWDEPFSSSAVAAMSPRLRLMCSYGGRIVPRPTDRALCYLGGETRMVVVDRNSSLADLTAKLSRDLLGGLPFSLKYQLPNEDLDSLISVATDEDLENMIEEFDRISAAAGGGAGGSTRSPRLRLFLFPSMPESEHSSTIGSLLDESKSETWFVDALNSAIGCMGMDGLPRDFSADSASINGILGLEDNSSVHSRSGGGGGAHREPEQLGLHRPDSSCKLGRHGHEAHSVPDSLMLDKSSSFGSTSSAPSLSNLPPIPVPTDDRPADHRIAGLDDHLAHMRLSPDSATSQRPNEGFKEPIYAPQRPPPPNPLPTDSASSPTISATENFNRVFSDDERSGHAGLRKLPQPPKPTHIGATALDPASRPTYLNPNSDPKVSSDLSYRDPLPTDAPGHVLPVMQTEQLQQQQFHPHLYQQQPQFIPRNPHYIHHPAATMPSYYPTAAHPTQQSPQAHPFDPQLQLYYMPVGHPVPYPLAAVQPNLADPNSVPSSGMLAVPVPGVPTKPDLPPSLYRAAAPGPAPAALQPQLISVPSNQAHAYAGTGYHVMQQPHLSQSPAAMANYGYEVAAASGHPQMYYSQASSHPAHTLQYQTLSSTTVIPDVAASEDSNASRAS